A DNA window from Leopardus geoffroyi isolate Oge1 chromosome A1, O.geoffroyi_Oge1_pat1.0, whole genome shotgun sequence contains the following coding sequences:
- the ETF1 gene encoding eukaryotic peptide chain release factor subunit 1 isoform X1 — MADDPSAADRNVEIWKIKKLIKSLEAARGNGTSMISLIIPPKDQISRVAKMLADEFGTASNIKSRVNRLSVLGAITSVQQRLKLYNKVPPNGLVVYCGTIVTEEGKEKKVNIDFEPFKPINTSLYLCDNKFHTEALTALLSDDSKFGFIVIDGSGALFGTLQGNTREVLHKFTVDLPKKHGRGGQSALRFARLRMEKRHNYVRKVAETAVQLFISGDKVNVAGLVLAGSADFKTELSQSDMFDQRLQSKVLKLVDISYGGENGFNQAIELSTEVLSNVKFIQEKKLIGRYFDEISQDTGKYCFGVEDTLKALEMGAVEILIVYENLDIMRYVLHCQGTEEEKILYLTPEQEKDKSHFTDKETGQEHELIESMPLLEWFANNYKKFGATLEIVTDKSQEGSQFVKGFGGIGGILRYRVDFQGMEYQGGDDEFFDLDDY; from the exons ATGGCGGACGACCCCAGTGCTGCCGATAGGAACGTGGAGATCTGGAAGATCAAGAAGCTCATCAAGAGCTTGGAGGCGGCCCGCGG CAATGGCACAAGCATGATATCATTGATCATTCCTCCCAAAGACCAGATTTCACGAGTGGCAAAAATGTTAGCAGATGAGTTTGGAACTGCATCTAACATTAAGTCACGAGTAAACCGCCTTTCAGTCCTGGGAGCCATTACATCTGTACAACAAAGACTCAAACTTTATAACAAAG TACCTCCAAATGGCCTGGTTGTTTACTGTGGTACCATTGtaacagaagaaggaaaggaaaagaaagtcaacATTGACTTTGAACCTTTCAAACCAATTAATACGTCGTTGTATTTGTGTGACAACAAATTCCATACAGAG GCTCTTACAGCACTACTTTCGGATGACAGCAAGTTTGGCTTCATTGTAATAGATGGTAGTGGTGCACTTTTTGGCACACTCCAAGGAAACACAAGAGAAGTCCTACACAAATTCACTGTGGATCTCCCAAAGAAACATG GTAGAGGAGGTCAGTCAGCCTTGCGTTTTGCTCGTTTAAGAATGGAAAAGCGACATAACTATGTTCGGAAAGTAGCTGAGACTGCTGTACAGCTCTTTATTTCTGGGGACAAAGTGAATGTGGCTGGTCTTGTTTTAGCTGGATCAGCTGACTTTAAAACTGAACTAAGTCAATCTGATATGTTTGATCAG AGGTTGCagtcaaaagttttaaaattagttgATATATCCTATGGTGGTGAAAATGGGTTCAACCAAGCTATTGAGCTATCTACTGAAGTCCTCTCCAACGTGAAATTCATTcaagagaagaaattaatag GACGATACTTCGATGAAATCAGTCAGGACACGGGCAAGTACTGTTTTGGAGTTGAAGATACACTAAAGGCTTTAGAAATGGGAGCTGTAGAGATTCTAATAGTCTATGAAAATCTGGATATAATGAGATATGTTCTTCATTGCCAAGGCACAGAAG AGGAGAAAATTCTCTATCTAACTCCAGAACAAGAGAAGGATAAATCTCATTTCACAGACAAAGAG ACAGGACAAGAACATGAGCTGATCGAAAGCATGCCCCTGCTGGAATGGTTTGCTAACAACTATAAAAAATTTGGAGCAACGTTGGAAATCGTCACAGATAAGTCACAAGAAGGATCCCAGTTTGTGAAAGGATTTGGTGGAATTGGAG GTATCTTGCGGTACCGAGTAGATTTCCAGGGAATGGAATACCAAGGAGGAGATGATGAATTTTTTGACCTTGATGACTACTAG
- the ETF1 gene encoding eukaryotic peptide chain release factor subunit 1 isoform X2, whose product MISLIIPPKDQISRVAKMLADEFGTASNIKSRVNRLSVLGAITSVQQRLKLYNKVPPNGLVVYCGTIVTEEGKEKKVNIDFEPFKPINTSLYLCDNKFHTEALTALLSDDSKFGFIVIDGSGALFGTLQGNTREVLHKFTVDLPKKHGRGGQSALRFARLRMEKRHNYVRKVAETAVQLFISGDKVNVAGLVLAGSADFKTELSQSDMFDQRLQSKVLKLVDISYGGENGFNQAIELSTEVLSNVKFIQEKKLIGRYFDEISQDTGKYCFGVEDTLKALEMGAVEILIVYENLDIMRYVLHCQGTEEEKILYLTPEQEKDKSHFTDKETGQEHELIESMPLLEWFANNYKKFGATLEIVTDKSQEGSQFVKGFGGIGGILRYRVDFQGMEYQGGDDEFFDLDDY is encoded by the exons ATGATATCATTGATCATTCCTCCCAAAGACCAGATTTCACGAGTGGCAAAAATGTTAGCAGATGAGTTTGGAACTGCATCTAACATTAAGTCACGAGTAAACCGCCTTTCAGTCCTGGGAGCCATTACATCTGTACAACAAAGACTCAAACTTTATAACAAAG TACCTCCAAATGGCCTGGTTGTTTACTGTGGTACCATTGtaacagaagaaggaaaggaaaagaaagtcaacATTGACTTTGAACCTTTCAAACCAATTAATACGTCGTTGTATTTGTGTGACAACAAATTCCATACAGAG GCTCTTACAGCACTACTTTCGGATGACAGCAAGTTTGGCTTCATTGTAATAGATGGTAGTGGTGCACTTTTTGGCACACTCCAAGGAAACACAAGAGAAGTCCTACACAAATTCACTGTGGATCTCCCAAAGAAACATG GTAGAGGAGGTCAGTCAGCCTTGCGTTTTGCTCGTTTAAGAATGGAAAAGCGACATAACTATGTTCGGAAAGTAGCTGAGACTGCTGTACAGCTCTTTATTTCTGGGGACAAAGTGAATGTGGCTGGTCTTGTTTTAGCTGGATCAGCTGACTTTAAAACTGAACTAAGTCAATCTGATATGTTTGATCAG AGGTTGCagtcaaaagttttaaaattagttgATATATCCTATGGTGGTGAAAATGGGTTCAACCAAGCTATTGAGCTATCTACTGAAGTCCTCTCCAACGTGAAATTCATTcaagagaagaaattaatag GACGATACTTCGATGAAATCAGTCAGGACACGGGCAAGTACTGTTTTGGAGTTGAAGATACACTAAAGGCTTTAGAAATGGGAGCTGTAGAGATTCTAATAGTCTATGAAAATCTGGATATAATGAGATATGTTCTTCATTGCCAAGGCACAGAAG AGGAGAAAATTCTCTATCTAACTCCAGAACAAGAGAAGGATAAATCTCATTTCACAGACAAAGAG ACAGGACAAGAACATGAGCTGATCGAAAGCATGCCCCTGCTGGAATGGTTTGCTAACAACTATAAAAAATTTGGAGCAACGTTGGAAATCGTCACAGATAAGTCACAAGAAGGATCCCAGTTTGTGAAAGGATTTGGTGGAATTGGAG GTATCTTGCGGTACCGAGTAGATTTCCAGGGAATGGAATACCAAGGAGGAGATGATGAATTTTTTGACCTTGATGACTACTAG